The following proteins are co-located in the Sulfurovum sp. TSL6 genome:
- a CDS encoding DUF2237 family protein — translation MMDESLNVLGEPLEPCSLKPLTGFHRDGHCNTGDHNPAVHAVCIYATEEFLEYSKKVGNDLSTPIPEYNFAGVKPGQSWCLGGHSFVKAHLDGKAPHIFIHATHKKMLELIDLETLKQYAIDL, via the coding sequence ATGATGGATGAATCATTAAATGTTTTGGGTGAACCCCTGGAGCCTTGCAGTTTGAAACCTCTAACCGGCTTTCATAGAGATGGACATTGTAATACAGGCGATCATAATCCTGCGGTACATGCTGTGTGTATCTATGCGACAGAGGAATTTTTGGAATACTCTAAAAAAGTAGGAAATGATCTTTCTACACCTATACCAGAGTACAATTTTGCAGGGGTAAAACCCGGACAAAGCTGGTGTCTTGGCGGTCATAGTTTTGTCAAAGCACATTTGGATGGCAAGGCACCGCATATCTTTATTCATGCGACACATAAAAAAATGCTTGAATTGATCGATCTGGAAACTTTGAAACAATATGCTATAGATCTATAG
- a CDS encoding DMT family transporter: protein MTKEREGEILMVGLAILESWFPIFSIVAMSYIGALHTYMYSLLIALAFFIIIMYKRDRFKELKNKEAYKDLLLTSFWITSLFALVFIGMRYTTAGNMAVIIFLQLLFSYLYFNVFGNEKMHTLHVWGAFIMGMGALIILIPDELTLNKGDLLILIAAAIAPFANLYQKRAREFCSSETILGFRTLVGLPFIALMAWAFEPAVRYDAFVSALPSLLFIGILIYVVSKIMWIEALHRTTITKLSAMLGLVPMMTLAFAYFYLHEVPELRQVLGIIPVLVGGYLITKPVEG from the coding sequence ATGACAAAAGAAAGAGAAGGTGAAATACTCATGGTCGGTCTTGCCATACTTGAGTCTTGGTTTCCCATATTCTCTATCGTCGCCATGTCTTACATCGGGGCACTGCATACCTATATGTACTCTCTTCTCATAGCTTTAGCCTTTTTTATCATTATCATGTATAAACGAGATAGATTTAAAGAGCTTAAGAACAAAGAAGCTTACAAAGATCTATTGCTTACAAGCTTTTGGATCACTTCGCTCTTTGCTCTTGTTTTCATAGGGATGCGCTACACGACAGCAGGTAACATGGCAGTGATCATCTTCCTGCAGCTGCTTTTTTCCTACCTGTACTTCAATGTCTTTGGGAATGAGAAAATGCATACCCTGCATGTCTGGGGTGCTTTTATTATGGGTATGGGAGCGCTCATAATCCTCATTCCTGATGAACTTACATTAAACAAAGGGGATCTACTTATCCTTATTGCAGCTGCCATTGCACCTTTTGCCAATCTCTATCAAAAGAGAGCGCGTGAATTTTGTTCTTCAGAGACCATTTTAGGTTTTAGAACCTTAGTGGGTCTACCTTTTATAGCCCTCATGGCATGGGCATTTGAACCTGCTGTACGTTACGATGCCTTTGTATCGGCTCTGCCTTCTTTACTGTTTATCGGCATTTTGATCTATGTCGTTTCAAAGATCATGTGGATAGAAGCTTTACACCGTACAACCATCACCAAACTTTCTGCCATGCTGGGACTGGTCCCTATGATGACACTTGCTTTTGCCTACTTCTACCTCCATGAAGTTCCAGAACTTCGTCAAGTATTAGGCATTATCCCTGTACTTGTAGGTGGATACTTGATTACGAAGCCTGTGGAGGGTTAA
- a CDS encoding endonuclease/exonuclease/phosphatase family protein: MKIRLGTFNLFQFVEPPYSWYTKKDKFNERQWLEKTTWIKHQILKMDCDIIGFQEVFSRKALRHLVKDLGFKYFKIVDVAKLSTNNRYKYVTTTVAIASKYPISNIQAVEVHQPSIDKYNFGKDDKDLFKFSRVPIKATITLPNKKELLVYVCHLKSNRLNEFEYVFNESHTLEHKKELVSKALEGKYSKSLKQRLCEASSLFFDIQKYKNQPTVLMCDLNDKEFSLTIDALSNHKYYDDKSKENLVLHDASYEYTPEVYNPHPEAKEVKRKATSYFLGKGNVLDYIFISNDFHKKNENRIAEVTDYNVLDEHLQENKDGSLLKSDHAQVVCELTFL, from the coding sequence ATGAAAATAAGACTAGGTACATTTAATCTTTTTCAATTTGTAGAGCCTCCTTACTCTTGGTATACCAAAAAAGATAAATTCAATGAGCGGCAATGGCTTGAAAAAACGACATGGATAAAGCATCAAATTCTAAAAATGGATTGTGATATCATCGGGTTTCAAGAAGTATTTTCAAGAAAGGCTTTAAGACATCTTGTTAAAGACTTAGGTTTTAAATATTTTAAAATTGTTGATGTGGCAAAATTAAGTACCAATAACAGATATAAATATGTTACGACTACCGTTGCCATTGCCTCAAAATACCCAATATCAAACATACAAGCAGTAGAAGTACATCAACCTAGCATTGATAAGTACAATTTTGGGAAGGACGATAAAGACCTTTTCAAATTTTCCAGAGTACCCATAAAGGCAACGATAACACTTCCTAACAAAAAAGAACTTTTAGTGTATGTATGTCATTTAAAATCAAATAGACTTAATGAATTTGAATACGTATTTAATGAGAGCCATACATTAGAGCATAAAAAGGAACTGGTATCAAAAGCGTTGGAAGGTAAATATTCTAAATCTTTAAAACAAAGGTTATGTGAGGCATCTTCACTTTTCTTTGATATACAAAAATATAAAAATCAACCCACCGTTTTGATGTGTGACCTAAATGATAAAGAGTTTTCACTGACCATTGATGCATTATCAAATCACAAATACTATGATGACAAAAGCAAGGAAAATCTTGTCTTACATGATGCAAGTTATGAGTACACACCAGAGGTATATAACCCACACCCAGAAGCAAAAGAAGTAAAAAGAAAGGCTACGAGTTATTTTCTAGGAAAAGGAAATGTATTAGACTACATTTTTATCTCAAATGATTTTCATAAAAAGAATGAAAATAGAATTGCCGAGGTGACTGACTATAATGTCCTAGATGAGCATCTACAAGAAAATAAAGATGGTTCTTTACTTAAAAGTGATCATGCACAAGTAGTTTGTGAATTAACTTTTCTTTGA
- a CDS encoding sterol desaturase family protein has translation MQMLTVIIAIGLSLIILERIFPDRVLPLVKGWWSRVVVINLMQFGIVILGMVTWDVWFKTHQAYVIDGYPDFVLGFMAYLVITFVFYWWHRVRHDSYVLWVLFHQLHHSASRLETITSFYKHPLEIMPNSLLMGSISYLLLGLNVEAVAWTILYSSIGEYVYHMNIRTPHWVGYIFQRPEMHKIHHKEGVHYNNFSDLPLWDMLFGTYENPKERVEDACGFCDTKERESLSRSWDLKM, from the coding sequence ATGCAAATGCTTACAGTTATCATAGCAATAGGTCTTAGCTTAATTATTTTAGAACGTATCTTTCCTGATAGAGTCTTGCCTTTAGTGAAAGGTTGGTGGTCCAGAGTGGTTGTGATCAATCTTATGCAGTTTGGGATCGTCATTTTGGGGATGGTTACTTGGGATGTGTGGTTCAAGACACATCAAGCCTATGTCATAGACGGCTATCCTGATTTTGTCTTGGGATTTATGGCGTATCTGGTCATTACTTTTGTGTTTTACTGGTGGCACAGGGTGCGTCATGACTCTTATGTGCTGTGGGTACTGTTTCATCAGCTTCACCACAGTGCATCGAGGTTGGAGACGATCACATCTTTTTATAAACACCCCCTTGAGATCATGCCGAACTCTTTACTGATGGGGAGCATCTCTTATTTGCTTCTAGGGCTTAATGTGGAAGCAGTGGCATGGACGATACTATACAGCTCCATAGGAGAATACGTCTACCATATGAACATTAGAACACCTCACTGGGTGGGATACATTTTTCAGCGTCCTGAAATGCATAAGATACACCATAAAGAAGGGGTACACTACAATAATTTTTCAGACCTGCCTTTGTGGGATATGTTATTTGGTACCTATGAGAATCCTAAAGAAAGAGTAGAAGATGCCTGTGGATTTTGTGATACGAAAGAGAGAGAGAGTTTATCAAGATCCTGGGATTTAAAAATGTAA
- a CDS encoding DCC1-like thiol-disulfide oxidoreductase family protein: protein MTGNSSTLYYPAYQFAMFRIIFGLYLLIHFLYLIPVSAEIWSNSGLISDVSFNLTYGAFPNILYLFDGTTSVTIFVSIVALLSFFIIIGFFRRTSALLLWYGWACLFHQNNLILNPGLPMVGWLLLALALIPKGEGWGIEKEDESWTMPPILYWGAWIIIGVSYSISGIDKAMAPSWIDGSAITHLLNNPLARDYFIRDLLLSTPELFRQILTWSALVLEIGFALLVIFSKTRIIAWFMIMAMHLGILIIVDFPDLTLGVIMIHLFTFDARWFKIEDKQRVIIFDGVCGFCNKSVDTLIRIDTQKRFHYTSLQGEFVKTLTLKPNIDSIVFYEDGTLYYKSTAILKILRSLGGIWIVTNLFYLIPRVLRDYIYDFIATYRYNIFGKMESCRMPKEGEQALFID, encoded by the coding sequence ATGACAGGTAACTCTTCAACCCTTTACTATCCTGCCTATCAGTTTGCTATGTTTAGAATCATTTTTGGACTGTACCTGCTGATTCATTTTCTATACCTCATACCTGTTTCCGCAGAAATATGGAGCAATTCAGGGTTGATATCTGATGTCAGCTTCAACCTTACCTATGGAGCATTTCCAAACATTCTCTATCTCTTTGATGGTACAACGTCTGTGACTATCTTTGTCTCTATTGTGGCACTGCTCTCTTTCTTTATCATCATAGGCTTTTTTAGACGTACTTCAGCCCTACTTTTATGGTATGGATGGGCTTGTCTTTTTCATCAAAATAACCTCATACTGAACCCCGGACTACCTATGGTTGGTTGGTTGCTCTTAGCACTTGCACTTATCCCAAAAGGTGAAGGATGGGGTATTGAGAAAGAAGATGAATCATGGACTATGCCACCCATACTTTACTGGGGTGCATGGATCATCATCGGAGTTTCCTACAGCATCAGTGGCATTGATAAAGCGATGGCACCTAGCTGGATAGACGGTTCTGCGATCACTCACCTGCTCAATAACCCTTTAGCTAGAGATTACTTTATACGTGATCTGTTACTTTCAACACCTGAACTATTTAGACAAATACTCACTTGGTCAGCACTCGTTCTTGAGATAGGTTTTGCTCTTTTAGTCATTTTTTCAAAGACACGGATCATAGCATGGTTTATGATCATGGCAATGCATCTGGGTATCTTGATCATCGTTGATTTCCCAGACTTAACGCTTGGGGTCATTATGATACACCTCTTTACTTTTGATGCACGTTGGTTTAAAATTGAAGATAAACAAAGAGTCATCATCTTTGATGGTGTCTGTGGTTTCTGTAACAAATCCGTAGATACACTGATACGCATAGATACTCAAAAGCGATTTCACTATACCTCCCTGCAAGGTGAATTTGTAAAGACATTGACTTTGAAGCCAAATATAGACAGTATCGTTTTCTATGAAGATGGCACACTCTACTACAAATCTACTGCCATCCTTAAAATACTCAGGTCATTAGGGGGCATATGGATAGTTACAAATCTGTTTTATCTCATTCCAAGAGTACTAAGAGACTACATCTATGACTTTATAGCTACATACCGTTATAATATCTTTGGAAAGATGGAGAGTTGCCGGATGCCAAAAGAAGGTGAACAAGCGTTGTTTATAGATTAA
- a CDS encoding shikimate kinase: protein MGSGKTAVGKILARQLHKKFVDVDGMIEAEQKSSVSEIFENKGEAYFRGLEQKCIDELTQQKGQVIATGGGLPIHSSIPEKSLIVYIDADFDVILNRLSVKERDKRPLLQDESRAKALFAERINTYKELATFRVDANQTIQTFIHVIVDFILDKRVL from the coding sequence ATGGGAAGTGGTAAAACTGCTGTAGGTAAAATTCTTGCAAGGCAACTACATAAAAAATTTGTAGATGTCGATGGTATGATTGAAGCGGAGCAAAAGAGTAGTGTTTCTGAGATTTTTGAAAACAAAGGTGAAGCGTATTTTCGTGGTCTTGAACAAAAATGTATTGATGAACTCACACAACAGAAGGGTCAGGTGATTGCTACAGGTGGTGGACTGCCTATACATAGTTCTATACCAGAGAAGTCACTTATTGTTTATATAGATGCTGACTTTGATGTTATACTAAACCGCTTATCAGTAAAGGAACGCGATAAACGACCTTTACTTCAAGATGAATCTAGGGCTAAGGCGTTATTTGCCGAGCGTATAAATACCTATAAAGAGCTGGCAACCTTCCGTGTTGATGCCAATCAAACTATACAGACTTTTATACATGTTATAGTAGATTTTATTTTAGATAAGAGAGTTTTATAA